GAATGCCGATTTGATGAGTTTTGACTTGTCAGCCATACAGTCCGCAGATGCACCGGGAGCAGTAGACGCCCAGCCATTTGGGCTGACAGGAGAGGAAGCTTGCCAGATCTGCTGGTTTGCCGGGACTAATGAAAAATTAAGTTCAATAGGTATATATGGCTATGAGCCTTACTTCGACGATGCCGCCAATAAGACAGCAAAAGTGGTCGCAGTAATGATTTGGTATTTCCTGGAAGGCTTCTATTCCAGAAAAGATAGTCTTTCTTTCAAGAGTAGTGATTATATTAAATACACAGTATCTCTGGATGCCAAACCAAATTTGCTGGTCTTCTACAAGAGTAAGAGAAGTGGGAAGTGGTGGATGGAAATACCACATAATGAAACCGAGAAATTTGACAGAGTAACCACCGTGCCATGCAGCTATGCTGACTATCAGATGGCACAAAAGGGCGAGATTCCGGAGCGTTGGATCAATGCGCAAATCAAACTACTCTGATGCAAAGGTATACCAAACAACAACTTGCCCTGAGAAATGGACAAGATAAACCTGAGGTATGGGTGGCGTATAAAGGGGTGATCTATGATGTGACGGCCTCTAGGTTATGGAAAAAGGGGATGCATTACGAGCATTGGGCAGGACAGGATCTGACAGAAGAATTGCCAGAGGCACCTCATACCGAAAAAGTATTTGAGAAATTTCAGGCCATAGGCCAATTAGCATAAATGATAGTAATAGCAGATAGTGGATCCAGTAAAACGGACTGGAGAGTGATTCATTCTGACGGGAAGATTTCTCAGCATAGGGGGATTGGCTTTAATCCATATTATCAGTCTTCTGAGGAGATTGGTAGTCATATGCGTGATGAGTTTTTACTCGGCCTGCAGGGAGAAATCCGTGAGGTTTATTTCTACGGTGCTGGCTGTTCTGCACCCAGTAGGCAGGAGGAAGTAGCCAAGGCTATCCGTTCGCTGTATCCTATGGCTGAAATCCAGGTAGATCATGATTTGGCTGCTGCGGCCAAGTCTACCTGTGGACATTCCGCTGGTATTGCCTGTATATTGGGAACAGGCTCGAATAGCTGTGATTATGACGGAAAAAAAATCATAGCTACACGTCCTGCTCCAGGTTATATTTTTGGAGATGAGGGTGGTGGAGCTTATGTGGGTAGAAAGCTGTTGAAGGATTTTATTTTTGATCAAATGCCCGCCGAAATAAAGAAGGGACTGGTGGATCAGTTTGACCTGACTGCAGTCAAGATTCAAGAGCAGGTCTATCAAAAACCATATCCTAATCGGTATATGGCGAGCTTTTGTAAATTTATCACCGAACGTAAATCAAACCCATACTGCTATAGACTCTTCTATGATTCATTTCAGGATTTCTTGTCACAATATGTGATGAAGTATGAAGACTATAAAAATAAACCAGTGAGTTTTGTAGGTTCCATAGCCCATTATAATGGGGATATTCTTCGTAAGGCTGCCACTGATGTGGGCATTCATGTGCAGTTGATTTTGGAAAGTCCTATTGCTGGTCTTACCCTTTATCACCAAAAAATGCTATGAAACCCTGCCTAATTTAGCTTATCACTTGGTAGTCACCGCCCGAAAAGACTAGGATTCACCAGCCTGAAGACAGATAGGTACTTGATAGTTTGATTCTTCAAGTTACATGGGGATAGGCTAAAGGATAGAGAAAACACAAATTATAGACAAATGAAAGTAACTGAAAGTGCCTCTCACTACGATAATTTGGATCAGATGGAAGTTTTTGATCTACTCCAGAATATCAATAAGGAGGATCAAAAAGTGGCTTTAGCCGTTGAAAAAGTGATTCCCACTATTGCTGCTCTCGTAGAAGCCATTGTTCCCAGGATGCAACAAGGAGGCCGCTTAATTTATATAGGAGCTGGTACCAGTGGGCGATTGGGGATTTTGGATGCTTCCGAGTGCCCGCCTACTTATGGGGTTCCCTTCGATTGGGTTCTAGGCATAATCGCCGGAGGTGATACCGCTATACGCAAAGCAGTAGAGAATGCCGAAGATGACTATCAGCAAGCTTGGAAAGATATTTTAGCTTATGGATTTAATGAACAGGACACGGTAATTGGGATTGCGGCATCTGGGACTACTCCTTATGTCATTGGAGGCGTCAAGATCGCCAAATCCAATGGATTGCTAACCGGAAGCATCACCTGTAATCCGGATTCGCCACTCTCCTTGGAAGTCGATCATGCGATAGAAGCAGTGGTAGGGCCTGAGTTTGTAACCGGCAGTACCAGAATGAAAGCTGGAACAGCCCAAAAGCTTGTGTTGAATATGATCTCCACTTCAGTAATGATCAAGCTAGGAAGGGTGAAAGGAAATAAGATGGTAGATATGCAGCTCTCAAATGCCAAGCTGGTAAAACGTGGTACCGAAATGATAATGGAGGCTACCGGATTGGATGAGGACTCAGCCAGGAAGTTACTGCTGTCTGAGGGTTCGGTGCGCAATGCCACGGAGTACTATTATAGGCAAAAGGGATAATTCTAAATATTTAGAAAAGGATAAGTAGAATTCTCCAAAAGGGACGTACCTTTGCAGCCCATTAAGCATTTGAAAACCAATTGCTTATTTTATGTAAAATCAATCCAGCAGTGATGCTGCAATTCCATGAGAAAGAACAATCCAAAAAAGCCGTTTTTCGGTGAAGGAAAGAAAGAAGTAGACTCTTCCACATCGTTTGATAAGGGAGGATACAAAGGGAAATCAGAAGATTTCAAAAGATCCAAGGGCAAAGACTTTGGTAAAGGTACTAGAGGGAAGAAATCCTATGATCGTCAAGATGATGATTTTGCTGATTTTCAGAAAAAATCCCGCTTAAGAAAGGAAGGACCCAAGACCATAGGGGAAAAGAAGTTTGGTTCGAAAACTACTTTTGGTAACAAGAAAGATGATGAATCCAACTCAGTAGAGAGTAATAAATTCAAAGCTGGCAAGAAGCAATTTTTTAATCAAAAGGAAAGAGGAGAAAGTCCAAAGCCATTCAAAAAGGACTTCAAAAAGGACGAGAATGCCTCGCTCGATAAGCCGACAGGTTTGGTGTACAAGGGTAGAGGTAAGGATCAAAAACCTGTATTTGCAGCTGGGAAACCTACTTACAAATCGGATAAAAGAGAGACCAGAGGTTTTGGGAAAAAGCGCTTTGTAGATCAGGATGCCAATGTGGAAAGACCTGATTACAACTTTGACGCTCTTCCTCAGAAGAAAGCCAGGTTAAACAGCGAGGAAAAACTCATCCGTCTGAACAAGTATATCGCCAACTCGGGAATATGCAGCCGTAGGGAGGCAGATACCTTGATTTCACAAGGGCTAGTAACTGTCAATGGGAAAGTCTGTACTGAACTGGGTATGCAGGTGAAGAGGACAGATCGTGTAGTGTATCAAGGCAAGAGAATCAATCCTGAAAAGCCAGTTTATGTATTGCTGAATAAGCCGAAAGACTTTATCACCACTACAGATGATCCTATGGATCGCAAGACAGTTATGAACCTGGTTGGCAATGCCTGTGAGGAAAGAATTTTCCCGATTGGGCGCTTGGACAGAAATACCACGGGGCTGCTCCTATTTACCAATGATGGAGAACTTGCTGCTAAACTTTCCCATCCTTCGAATGAAATCAAGAAAATCTATCAGGTGACTTTGGATAAACCCCTGACCAAAAATGATGAAGAGGCGATCAACGAAGGTTTGGAACTGGAAGATGGACTGGCGGAGGTTGACGATATGCAGGTTTTGTCTGCAGACCGTAAGATATTAGGATTGGAAATCCATATCGGTAGAAATCGCATTGTTAGAAGGATCTTTGCGCATCTGGGCTATGAAGTAACTGCACTGGA
This genomic window from Algoriphagus sp. TR-M9 contains:
- a CDS encoding pseudouridine synthase, translated to MRKNNPKKPFFGEGKKEVDSSTSFDKGGYKGKSEDFKRSKGKDFGKGTRGKKSYDRQDDDFADFQKKSRLRKEGPKTIGEKKFGSKTTFGNKKDDESNSVESNKFKAGKKQFFNQKERGESPKPFKKDFKKDENASLDKPTGLVYKGRGKDQKPVFAAGKPTYKSDKRETRGFGKKRFVDQDANVERPDYNFDALPQKKARLNSEEKLIRLNKYIANSGICSRREADTLISQGLVTVNGKVCTELGMQVKRTDRVVYQGKRINPEKPVYVLLNKPKDFITTTDDPMDRKTVMNLVGNACEERIFPIGRLDRNTTGLLLFTNDGELAAKLSHPSNEIKKIYQVTLDKPLTKNDEEAINEGLELEDGLAEVDDMQVLSADRKILGLEIHIGRNRIVRRIFAHLGYEVTALDRVVYAGLDKKDLKRGHYRFLTEQEVIRLKFFV
- a CDS encoding cytochrome b5 domain-containing protein: MQRYTKQQLALRNGQDKPEVWVAYKGVIYDVTASRLWKKGMHYEHWAGQDLTEELPEAPHTEKVFEKFQAIGQLA
- the murQ gene encoding N-acetylmuramic acid 6-phosphate etherase, whose product is MKVTESASHYDNLDQMEVFDLLQNINKEDQKVALAVEKVIPTIAALVEAIVPRMQQGGRLIYIGAGTSGRLGILDASECPPTYGVPFDWVLGIIAGGDTAIRKAVENAEDDYQQAWKDILAYGFNEQDTVIGIAASGTTPYVIGGVKIAKSNGLLTGSITCNPDSPLSLEVDHAIEAVVGPEFVTGSTRMKAGTAQKLVLNMISTSVMIKLGRVKGNKMVDMQLSNAKLVKRGTEMIMEATGLDEDSARKLLLSEGSVRNATEYYYRQKG
- a CDS encoding N-acetylglucosamine kinase, producing MIVIADSGSSKTDWRVIHSDGKISQHRGIGFNPYYQSSEEIGSHMRDEFLLGLQGEIREVYFYGAGCSAPSRQEEVAKAIRSLYPMAEIQVDHDLAAAAKSTCGHSAGIACILGTGSNSCDYDGKKIIATRPAPGYIFGDEGGGAYVGRKLLKDFIFDQMPAEIKKGLVDQFDLTAVKIQEQVYQKPYPNRYMASFCKFITERKSNPYCYRLFYDSFQDFLSQYVMKYEDYKNKPVSFVGSIAHYNGDILRKAATDVGIHVQLILESPIAGLTLYHQKML